TGATGATCACAGCAAGAAAGGCAAAGCTATCATGGCTCTTTATGAACATGTATTCCTTGCCCGGCAGGATATGTCCGCACAGCAGGTTGATGCCCTCGTAGAACAGTACAAGGGTGTTATCGAAGCAAATGGCGGCAAAGTCGGGCGCGTAGAAAACTGGGGCCTGAAGTCCCTGACCTACCGCATCAACAAGAACCGCAAGGCTCACTACGCTCTGATGGACATCGATGCACCGGCTGCTGCCGTGCACGAAGTCGAGCGTCAGATGCGCATCAACGAAGACGTTCTTCGTTACATGACCATCGCCGTTGAAGCCCACGAAGAAGGCCCGTCTGCCATGATGCAGAAGCGCGACCGCGACGACCGTCCGCGCCGCGATGGCGACCGTCCTGATCGTGGCGACCGCGGTGATCGTGGTCCCCGTGAAGGTGGCCGTGAAAGCTTTGGTGATCGTCCGCGCCGTCCGCGCGAAGATCGCGCATAAGGAGATTTGACTATGGCTGAAGTTTCCTCTTCCACGGTTCGTCGTCCGTTCCATCGCCGTCGCAAGACCTGCCCTTTCTCCGGCGCCAACGCTCCGAAGATCGACTACAAGGACGTACGTCTGTTGCAGCGCTACATTTCCGAGCGCGGCAAGATCGTTCCTTCGCGGATCACGGCTGTTTCGCAGAAGAAGCAGCGCGAGCTGGCCAAGGCCATCAAGCGCGCCCGCTTCCTCGGCCTGCTGCCTTACGTTGTCGCTTAATATTAAGCTGACGTGACTTTTGCGGCTCCCGTTTTCGGGGGCCGTCTCCCTTCCGCGATGGGCGTGGATCGGAACGGATAAATCCCATGTTGAGGTGCAGGCCGCTTGACGGTATCGCCCTCTAACTGCCAGGCGCAGGACAGCGACGTGAAACAATTGGACGGAAAATTGCTGCTGACCGGCTTTCTCGCCGGCGTGACCGCCATCTTTCTGGTGCTGGCGGCCAATGCACAACCGTCTTTTTCGTCTGTTTTCTATGCGGCATCTGCCCTGCCCGTGATGATTGTCGGCCTGCGCTGGGGCAATGTCCCCGCCATCGTCGCCATCG
This region of Agrobacterium vitis genomic DNA includes:
- the rpsF gene encoding 30S ribosomal protein S6, which codes for MALYEHVFLARQDMSAQQVDALVEQYKGVIEANGGKVGRVENWGLKSLTYRINKNRKAHYALMDIDAPAAAVHEVERQMRINEDVLRYMTIAVEAHEEGPSAMMQKRDRDDRPRRDGDRPDRGDRGDRGPREGGRESFGDRPRRPREDRA
- the rpsR gene encoding 30S ribosomal protein S18 gives rise to the protein MAEVSSSTVRRPFHRRRKTCPFSGANAPKIDYKDVRLLQRYISERGKIVPSRITAVSQKKQRELAKAIKRARFLGLLPYVVA